In Solanum lycopersicum chromosome 5, SLM_r2.1, the following are encoded in one genomic region:
- the LOC138348704 gene encoding uncharacterized protein, producing the protein MTPFEELYGRKCRSLIWWIEVGESSILCPQIIHEALDKVKVTRNRLATGYSRHKSYADNRKMTLEFNIGDQVYLKISPIKGVMKLDKKGKWSPRYVGPYEILQRVGLGVDEVLFYEEVHVDIFVRQVKRLRKKEVSTLKVLWRNHLVEGST; encoded by the exons ATGACACCGTTTGAGGAACTATATGGTAGAAAGTGTAGGTCTCTAATTTGGTGGattgaggttggagagtcatccattttaTGTCCACAGATCATTCACGAAGCCTTAGATAAGGTCAAGGTGACTAGGAACAGGTTGGCTACTGGTTACAGTCGGCATAAGTCATATGCGGACAATAGAAAGATGACCTTAGAGTTTAATATTGGTGACCAGGTCTACTTGAAAATATCACCTATAAAAGGGGTGATGAAGTTAGACAAGAAGGGGAAGTGGAGTCCGAGATAtgttgggccatatgagatcctacagcgtgtgg gtttgggggttgatgAAGTCTTGTTTTACGAGGAGGTACatgttgatatttttgttaGACAGGTCAAGCGGTTGAGAAAAAAGGAGGTTTCCACATTGAAGGTAttatggaggaaccatcttgttgagggttcTACATAG